The genomic DNA GAAACCAGTCCCCCTGCTTCCCCAATGCTTAAATTCTTAACTGCATCAAAACTATATATCCCAACATCTCCAATCGTGCCGCAATAATTTCCATTAATAGTTGAATCAATAGCATGTGCTGCATCTTCTATGATTGGCACACCAAAGTCTTTGAAACTGTTAACATCAACTGGTTTACCGGCATAATGAACAACCATAATTGCAGCAGTTTTGTCACTTAAATGCGGCTCAACAAATTCAGGTGCAATATTATGTGTCCTCAAGTCCACATCACAGAATACTGGCTTGCAGTTATTCAAAACTACAGCATGCCCACAGGCAATCCATGTAAAAGAAGGTACTATAACCTCTGAACCGGGTGGAAGATTCAAAAGTTTCACCGCTAAGAGGAGGCTATTTGAACCGCTGTTCAACATTACAAAATCGTCACATTTGAGTCTCTTCGCCATTTCTTCTTCAAAACGTTTACACTTAGGTCCTATGCCAAGCCATTGATTGTCAATGCTCGTTTTAATCTCATCAAGTTCTTCTTTGCCTACTTTTGACCCAAAAAGGGATATCATTTTTGTTGCCACTAATATTCCTCCAAATGTAATTTTGGCTGAGCAAATTTATTTAAATCAAGAACCATTAGACGATAATTCTCCTTCCCCCCTTTATCGACAAAGCCATTTTTTTTATACCATTCTATCGCTTTATCATTAGAGGACAAAACTCTCAAAAAAATATAATTTATATCCATTCCCAATATAAAACCATTCATCAATCTTATTGCCCTACCCATAATTCCTTGACCGCCAAACTCTTTTTTACCCAAAATAACATTGTAGATTTCAGCGCCTTCTGACACTATTTTAAAGCCCATAACCCCAATACTTGTACCTTTATACCTTACTATAAACATAAAATTGTCTGAATCTTTGAAATATCTATCCATCCATATCTTTTGCATTTCAGCTGTTATAGTTTCCTTGTAAAAAAAGGCTTCTCTATTCTCATTTTTCCACCTCCTCAAATTCTCTGAATCGCAATACTCTATCTCTTTTAATAATAAATCATCCGATAATTCTTCATAAATAACAATTTTTCTATTCTGCATTTTTCATATTATCATTTTCGTAATCTTGGCAGAAATTTCCTTACCCTGCATAATGGCATCCGTCATGGCGGAATACTCCCATCTGCCGTATCTACCAATAGTATAAATATGATATCTTTCTAAATAACTTCTTATCCTGTGCACAGAATTTTCATATGATTTGTCAAAGATTACATATCCATATTTAACCGGAATTCCTTTGCAGTAAAGAACATCATTATCAGATGAAAGAAAACCCATATTTTTTAAAGATTCAACAGCCTTTTCTTCAAATTTTTCTATTTTCGGAAATTGTGTTCTGTTACCGCAGGAAAATTCTACATAAGCTGAATTCATTCTTGGCGGTGCCATAGAGGGAGAAACTGCTGAATAAAATCCTGCCCGAAAACATTCATAATCCTTATCAGGTAAATAATACCACTGTGTTTTAATCTTTCTCTGCGACTTGAATCCAACATTCACAATGATGAGTGAAGCACATTTTAATTTTTTTCCTGCATCTTCTACCTTTGCAGGCACCCTTTTAATCAATGAAACTAATTCTTTTAATGGAAGTGATGAAATTATGATATCGTAATCAAAGTATGAGCCTGATTTCAAATATACTTTTTTATTC from Candidatus Schekmanbacteria bacterium includes the following:
- a CDS encoding DegT/DnrJ/EryC1/StrS family aminotransferase; its protein translation is MATKMISLFGSKVGKEELDEIKTSIDNQWLGIGPKCKRFEEEMAKRLKCDDFVMLNSGSNSLLLAVKLLNLPPGSEVIVPSFTWIACGHAVVLNNCKPVFCDVDLRTHNIAPEFVEPHLSDKTAAIMVVHYAGKPVDVNSFKDFGVPIIEDAAHAIDSTINGNYCGTIGDVGIYSFDAVKNLSIGEAGGLVSNNPEYVKKARNLRYCGIGKSGFESSAEKRRWWEYNVIDFFPKIIPDDISASIGLAQLKKLDKHQAYRKKIWETYQSEFKDIGWFNTPVDANENEKHSYFTYCIYLNNDKRDSLAKYLYDNGIYTSLRFHPLHLNRIYNSKVKLPNCEKLNEHALNIPIHPGLTESNIQFIVEKIKKFGKLHC
- a CDS encoding GNAT family N-acetyltransferase, coding for MQNRKIVIYEELSDDLLLKEIEYCDSENLRRWKNENREAFFYKETITAEMQKIWMDRYFKDSDNFMFIVRYKGTSIGVMGFKIVSEGAEIYNVILGKKEFGGQGIMGRAIRLMNGFILGMDINYIFLRVLSSNDKAIEWYKKNGFVDKGGKENYRLMVLDLNKFAQPKLHLEEY